One stretch of Tenacibaculum sp. MAR_2010_89 DNA includes these proteins:
- the nadC gene encoding carboxylating nicotinate-nucleotide diphosphorylase has protein sequence MISKEQFNKELDLIITNAIREDIGDGDHTSLSCIPPEAQGKAKLLVKDEGTIAGVEFAKKVFEYVDKDLEVETLIQDGESVKYGDIVFYVSGRSQSILQAERLVLNAMQRMSAIATKTRFFANLLDGTGTKVLDTRKTTPGIRALEKWAVKIGGGENHRFALYDMVMIKDNHIDFAGGITQAITKTKKYLADKEIDIKIIVEARSIDEIKEILANEGVYRILIDNFNYEDTRKAVKIIGDTCLTESSGGINEKTIREYAECGVDFISSGALTHSVYNLDLSLKAVE, from the coding sequence ATGATTTCAAAAGAACAATTTAATAAAGAGTTAGATTTAATTATAACGAATGCTATTAGAGAAGATATAGGAGATGGAGATCATACTTCATTATCTTGTATTCCGCCTGAAGCCCAAGGAAAAGCTAAACTTTTAGTAAAAGACGAAGGTACCATAGCAGGAGTAGAATTTGCAAAAAAAGTTTTTGAATACGTAGATAAAGATTTAGAAGTTGAAACTTTAATTCAAGATGGAGAGAGTGTAAAATATGGAGATATTGTTTTCTATGTTTCAGGACGTTCTCAATCTATTTTACAAGCGGAGCGTTTAGTTTTAAATGCTATGCAACGTATGAGCGCTATTGCAACTAAAACTCGTTTTTTTGCTAATTTATTAGATGGAACTGGAACCAAAGTTTTAGATACTCGTAAAACAACTCCAGGAATACGTGCATTAGAAAAATGGGCCGTAAAAATTGGAGGAGGAGAAAACCATAGATTTGCATTGTACGATATGGTGATGATTAAAGACAATCATATTGATTTTGCTGGAGGAATAACACAAGCAATTACAAAAACAAAAAAATACTTAGCTGATAAAGAAATTGACATTAAAATAATTGTGGAAGCTAGAAGTATAGATGAAATTAAGGAAATTTTAGCTAATGAGGGAGTTTATAGAATTTTAATAGATAATTTTAATTATGAAGATACACGTAAGGCTGTAAAAATTATAGGTGATACATGTTTAACAGAATCTTCAGGAGGAATTAATGAAAAAACTATACGAGAGTATGCAGAGTGTGGTGTAGATTTTATTTCCTCTGGAGCATTAACACATTCAGTTTATAATTTGGATCTAAGCCTTAAAGCTGTCGAGTAA
- the rlmH gene encoding 23S rRNA (pseudouridine(1915)-N(3))-methyltransferase RlmH, with protein MKIKLLAIGKTDNKHLIQLIDEYQNRLKHYIKFTLEIIPDIKNVKNLSEQQQKEKEGDLILSKLQPTDQLILLDDKGKYYTSIEFSQYLQKKMNSGLKQLVIVIGGPYGFSDTVYKKASGKISLSKMTFSHQMIRLFIVEQIYRGFTILKNEPYHHE; from the coding sequence ATGAAAATAAAACTACTTGCCATAGGAAAAACAGATAATAAACATCTGATTCAACTTATTGATGAATATCAAAATAGATTAAAGCATTATATTAAATTTACTTTAGAGATAATTCCTGATATAAAAAATGTAAAAAACTTAAGTGAACAACAACAAAAAGAAAAAGAAGGTGATTTAATTTTATCCAAACTTCAACCTACAGACCAACTAATTTTATTAGATGATAAGGGTAAGTATTATACTTCTATTGAGTTTTCTCAATATTTACAAAAGAAAATGAACTCTGGACTTAAACAATTAGTAATAGTTATTGGTGGGCCTTATGGGTTTTCAGATACTGTATATAAAAAAGCTAGCGGAAAAATTTCTTTATCAAAAATGACATTTTCTCATCAAATGATTCGCTTATTTATTGTTGAACAAATTTATCGTGGATTTACCATTCTTAAAAATGAACCATATCACCACGAATAA
- a CDS encoding glycoside hydrolase family 71/99-like protein, translating into MKVGLLKTLLALMFLFVVACSNDNLIEEKKSSVVNQEIKNYYKEWVKEPESYDLNKILKEEEMNVLNRKTTIQRKKKKSKRPILVHYMPWFQSLEVDGVWGQHWTMTNKNPNLINSEGKREIASHYYPLIGPYSTKDKDLQQYHLLLMKLAGVDGVIFDWYGKRDVLDFEVIKQGMESFVSELEKTNLEFAVMYEDRVIKEQARSLSQVQINQAIGDLKYIKRKYFKNNNYVHIKNDPLLMVFGPSYIDSSEDWNIILNSIKTDVNLLTLWNSKVMIGDGNSSGEYTWVDKNHLQTLSQYYISNIDFNTNIVGGVAYPRFNDFYIEGGWKLPSDNDWELADNGMQVFKESFDESLKYPTDFIQVVTWNDFGEGTQIEPTKEHGFEYLEMLQMYTGTKYKKEDLSVAYYIYKLRKEHPNSYVVKFLMNVAHYYAMNNRISKAKQLVGLTIFYFGEDFL; encoded by the coding sequence ATGAAAGTAGGTTTATTAAAAACACTACTAGCCTTGATGTTTTTATTTGTCGTGGCTTGTAGTAATGACAACCTGATTGAAGAAAAAAAAAGTAGTGTAGTAAATCAGGAAATAAAAAATTATTATAAAGAGTGGGTAAAAGAGCCAGAAAGTTATGATTTAAACAAAATTCTCAAAGAAGAAGAGATGAATGTATTAAATCGTAAAACCACTATTCAAAGAAAAAAAAAGAAATCCAAAAGACCAATTTTAGTACATTACATGCCCTGGTTTCAATCACTTGAAGTGGATGGAGTTTGGGGGCAACATTGGACAATGACTAATAAAAATCCTAATTTAATTAATTCTGAAGGAAAAAGAGAAATTGCGTCTCATTATTACCCTTTAATAGGTCCTTATTCAACAAAAGATAAAGATTTACAGCAGTATCATTTATTGTTAATGAAATTGGCAGGAGTTGATGGGGTTATTTTTGATTGGTATGGAAAAAGAGATGTTTTAGATTTTGAAGTTATAAAACAAGGAATGGAAAGTTTTGTTTCAGAATTAGAAAAAACAAATCTTGAATTTGCTGTAATGTATGAAGATCGAGTAATTAAAGAACAGGCAAGAAGTTTGAGTCAAGTTCAAATTAATCAAGCTATAGGTGATTTAAAGTATATAAAAAGAAAATATTTTAAGAATAATAATTATGTTCATATAAAGAACGATCCTTTATTAATGGTGTTTGGACCTAGTTATATCGATAGTTCCGAAGATTGGAATATTATATTAAACTCAATAAAAACAGACGTTAATTTATTAACATTATGGAATTCAAAGGTAATGATAGGTGATGGTAATTCTTCAGGAGAATATACTTGGGTTGATAAAAATCATTTGCAAACATTGTCTCAATACTATATAAGTAACATAGATTTTAATACCAATATTGTTGGAGGAGTCGCTTATCCAAGATTTAATGATTTTTATATTGAAGGTGGTTGGAAATTACCTTCAGATAACGATTGGGAGTTAGCAGATAATGGAATGCAAGTGTTTAAAGAATCGTTTGATGAATCATTAAAATATCCAACAGATTTTATTCAAGTAGTTACTTGGAATGATTTTGGAGAAGGAACTCAAATAGAGCCAACGAAAGAGCATGGATTTGAATATTTAGAAATGTTACAAATGTATACAGGAACTAAATACAAAAAAGAAGATTTAAGTGTTGCTTACTATATATATAAGTTGAGAAAAGAACATCCAAATAGCTATGTAGTAAAATTTTTGATGAATGTGGCGCATTATTATGCAATGAATAATCGAATTTCAAAAGCAAAGCAATTGGTTGGTTTAACAATTTTCTATTTCGGAGAAGATTTTCTGTAA